The Arcobacter arenosus genome has a window encoding:
- the cbiM gene encoding cobalt transporter CbiM, which translates to MHISDGILSSDVVIATSIISLGLVALSLKNLKNKNIALISAMSAIFFIASFVHIPLGPTQIHLVLIGVIGILLGSGVFLAIAIALLLQATLLGYGGLSSLGANLIIMALPAFLIYLLTKSGILNFLNEKIKYFVIGFLSVFLATIFLCLILVFAKQEYLLAAYTIILANIPAMVIEGLVTLFLINYLKKSVPNILKEAGL; encoded by the coding sequence ATGCATATCTCAGATGGAATATTATCAAGTGATGTAGTTATTGCAACTTCTATAATCTCTTTAGGTTTAGTTGCTCTATCACTAAAAAATCTAAAAAATAAAAATATTGCCTTAATCTCTGCAATGAGTGCAATATTTTTTATAGCTTCATTTGTACATATTCCATTAGGACCTACACAAATTCATTTGGTTTTAATTGGTGTTATTGGAATTCTTCTTGGAAGTGGAGTTTTTCTTGCAATTGCAATTGCTCTTTTATTGCAAGCAACCCTATTAGGATATGGAGGATTAAGCTCATTAGGAGCAAATCTAATTATTATGGCACTTCCTGCTTTTTTAATATATCTTTTGACTAAAAGTGGAATATTAAATTTTTTGAATGAAAAAATAAAATATTTTGTAATTGGTTTTTTATCTGTATTTCTTGCAACAATATTTTTATGCCTGATATTAGTTTTTGCAAAACAAGAGTATTTACTTGCAGCTTATACAATTATTTTAGCAAATATCCCAGCAATGGTTATAGAGGGTTTAGTAACATTGTTTTTAATAAATTATTTAAAAAAGAGTGTCCCTAATATTTTAAAAGAGGCAGGATTATGA
- a CDS encoding nitrate reductase cytochrome c-type subunit, producing the protein MRLITKIGLGIVSASVLFVAGCAAAQQTVSEESLGLRKVDLYSENTVTPEETKYSQAVAGTSTKIVRAFQDAPPMIPHSTEGMLPITVDNNQCVSCHTPGVAETLNALPYPKSHMTNFRPTHKFDGKKFEKSIDNMKNEIAISEMQTLAGARFNCSQCHAPQSEGQLVENTFQAEYTSKDGASKSSWEGTSLTEGLDTLMK; encoded by the coding sequence ATGAGACTAATTACTAAAATAGGTTTAGGTATTGTTTCTGCTTCAGTTTTATTTGTAGCTGGATGTGCTGCAGCTCAACAGACTGTTAGTGAAGAATCACTAGGACTTAGAAAAGTTGATTTATATAGTGAAAATACAGTAACACCTGAAGAAACAAAATATTCACAAGCAGTAGCTGGGACTAGTACAAAAATTGTTAGAGCATTTCAAGATGCTCCACCTATGATTCCTCATAGTACAGAAGGTATGTTGCCAATTACAGTTGACAATAACCAATGTGTAAGTTGTCATACGCCAGGAGTTGCGGAGACATTAAATGCATTACCATATCCAAAGTCACATATGACAAATTTTAGACCAACTCATAAATTTGATGGTAAAAAATTTGAGAAATCTATTGACAATATGAAAAATGAGATTGCAATTTCTGAAATGCAAACATTGGCGGGTGCAAGATTTAACTGTTCTCAATGTCATGCTCCTCAAAGTGAAGGTCAGTTAGTTGAAAATACTTTCCAAGCTGAATATACTTCAAAAGATGGAGCTTCAAAATCTTCTTGGGAAGGTACAAGCCTTACTGAAGGTTTAGATACTTTAATGAAATAG
- a CDS encoding chaperone NapD, whose translation MNVSSIVVQTLPKYLDEVVESLKQCEACDYHLHDEKGRIIVTIEGSGVKEELEKLRVIEAIPHVASADMQMAYSEDELDEHIEVLENADLVPKMLNDENIDPNKIMYRGDLKRKNLEGFAEEFDKID comes from the coding sequence ATGAATGTATCTAGTATTGTAGTACAAACTTTACCAAAATATCTTGATGAGGTGGTTGAAAGTTTAAAACAGTGTGAAGCTTGTGATTATCATTTACATGATGAAAAGGGTAGAATCATTGTTACTATTGAAGGTAGTGGAGTTAAAGAGGAACTTGAAAAGTTAAGAGTTATTGAAGCAATTCCCCATGTGGCAAGTGCAGATATGCAAATGGCATATAGTGAAGATGAATTAGATGAACATATTGAAGTTTTAGAAAATGCAGATTTAGTTCCTAAAATGTTAAATGATGAAAATATTGACCCAAATAAGATAATGTATAGAGGTGATTTAAAAAGAAAAAACCTTGAAGGCTTTGCAGAAGAGTTTGATAAAATTGATTAA
- the napH gene encoding quinol dehydrogenase ferredoxin subunit NapH, whose translation MIKNKFLILRRVVQISLMVLYFGANAWGWNILMGNLSSSLIFGFIPMSDPYAVLQMFVAGAIIANNIFLGLLIAVLFYGIIGGRAFCSWVCPVNMITDLANYLRRKLGFNQIQKKQPASRSMRYWVIAISLVISFAFGITAFEFVSPVSMVHRGIIFGMGFGWAAIVVIFLFDLFVLKNGWCGHICPIGGVYSIIGRFSLIRVDYEEEKCTLCMKCKEVCPEVQVLSMVGKKSEQVLSGECTNCARCIEVCDDDALNFSIRDLIKNKNSKGELA comes from the coding sequence ATGATTAAGAATAAATTTTTGATTCTAAGAAGAGTCGTTCAAATTAGTTTAATGGTACTGTATTTTGGTGCAAATGCATGGGGATGGAATATACTTATGGGGAACTTAAGTTCTTCTTTAATATTTGGTTTTATTCCAATGAGTGATCCATATGCAGTGTTACAAATGTTTGTTGCCGGGGCAATAATTGCAAATAATATTTTCTTAGGATTATTAATAGCAGTTTTATTTTATGGGATTATTGGAGGACGAGCATTTTGTTCTTGGGTATGTCCAGTTAATATGATTACTGATTTAGCAAATTACTTAAGAAGAAAACTTGGATTTAATCAAATTCAAAAGAAACAACCTGCAAGTAGAAGTATGCGGTACTGGGTTATTGCAATTTCACTTGTAATCTCTTTTGCCTTTGGAATAACGGCATTTGAATTTGTTTCTCCTGTTTCTATGGTTCATAGAGGGATAATTTTTGGCATGGGCTTTGGATGGGCTGCAATTGTAGTTATCTTTCTTTTTGATCTTTTTGTTTTAAAGAATGGATGGTGTGGTCATATCTGTCCTATTGGTGGTGTTTACTCAATAATAGGTAGATTTAGCCTAATAAGAGTTGACTACGAAGAGGAAAAGTGTACTTTATGTATGAAGTGTAAAGAGGTTTGTCCTGAGGTTCAAGTACTTTCTATGGTTGGTAAAAAATCTGAACAAGTACTTTCTGGGGAGTGTACAAATTGCGCAAGATGCATAGAAGTATGTGATGATGACGCACTTAATTTTTCAATTCGAGATTTAATAAAAAATAAAAATAGCAAAGGAGAATTAGCATGA
- a CDS encoding WD40 repeat domain-containing protein has protein sequence MHKIFIVIGALFINLFAMEDLEPSKIFKASGTVQSIVYKNNNLYAGTSEGKVEVFDTFTAEKIKEINIPEIKDFMGDIIPAKIYSIDLIDNKLLIVSQGMKGYRNIFIYENENLKKVIDIDKKYFIQKANFISKDKIVFALLSNQIGIYDLKKEKLDYLIQVSASSFSDFSLSEDKKVLVTTDESGIVRKIKVENAQIFGENKNKNLDKVYQIDYKNGVILTAGQDRQAVVYKDFTDYSMRFDFLLYSCGLSPKAKLGGIAYNEKNEVLIFDVNTKEKLYNLKGQKATLTQILFKNKDEVFVSSDDSSINYFKLK, from the coding sequence ATGCATAAAATCTTTATTGTTATAGGGGCTTTATTTATAAATTTATTTGCAATGGAGGATTTAGAACCTTCTAAAATATTTAAAGCTAGTGGAACTGTACAATCTATAGTTTATAAAAACAATAATTTATATGCAGGTACTAGTGAAGGAAAAGTTGAAGTTTTTGATACTTTTACAGCTGAAAAAATAAAAGAGATAAATATTCCTGAGATTAAAGATTTTATGGGAGATATAATCCCTGCAAAAATATATTCTATAGATTTAATTGATAATAAACTATTAATAGTATCCCAAGGTATGAAAGGTTATAGAAATATTTTTATTTATGAAAATGAGAACTTAAAAAAAGTGATTGATATAGATAAAAAGTATTTTATTCAAAAAGCAAACTTTATCTCAAAAGATAAAATAGTTTTTGCTTTACTTAGTAATCAAATTGGAATATATGATTTAAAAAAAGAAAAACTAGATTATCTTATACAAGTTAGTGCTTCATCATTTTCTGATTTTTCTTTGAGTGAAGATAAAAAGGTTTTAGTTACAACTGATGAGAGTGGAATTGTTAGAAAAATAAAAGTTGAGAATGCTCAAATTTTTGGTGAAAATAAAAATAAAAACTTAGATAAAGTTTATCAAATAGATTACAAAAATGGTGTTATTTTAACAGCGGGACAAGATAGACAAGCCGTTGTTTACAAAGATTTTACAGATTATTCAATGAGGTTTGATTTTTTACTTTATAGTTGTGGTTTAAGTCCAAAGGCAAAACTTGGTGGTATTGCTTATAATGAAAAAAATGAAGTCTTAATATTTGATGTTAATACAAAAGAAAAATTATATAATCTTAAGGGACAAAAAGCTACTTTAACGCAAATTTTATTTAAAAATAAAGATGAAGTTTTTGTAAGTAGTGATGATTCAAGTATAAACTATTTTAAATTGAAATAA
- a CDS encoding DUF4198 domain-containing protein gives MKKLILATLLAVCANAHFLTFLSNTDNIQSKEQSTLKFDAMFIHPFEQTGMTMVKPKGIFLGDEKLPLKETKKLEHKAWSSEYKVKKPGVYKFHAVPEAYFEPAEEKYIIHVPKLIISAFGLEDGWDEPLGLKYEIIPLTKPFGLYSGNLFQGKVLHNGKPAANVEVEVELYNEFGLKAPSDAHITQVVKTDDNGVFSFVMNHKGWWGFAALIEEGEKEFQGKMYPIENGALMWVKVY, from the coding sequence ATGAAAAAACTGATTTTAGCAACACTTTTAGCTGTTTGTGCTAATGCACATTTCTTAACTTTTTTATCTAACACAGATAATATTCAATCAAAAGAGCAATCAACTTTAAAATTTGATGCAATGTTTATTCATCCCTTTGAACAAACTGGTATGACTATGGTTAAACCTAAAGGTATATTTTTAGGTGATGAAAAATTACCATTAAAAGAGACTAAAAAGCTTGAGCACAAAGCATGGAGCAGTGAGTATAAAGTAAAAAAACCAGGTGTTTATAAATTTCATGCAGTTCCTGAAGCATATTTTGAACCTGCTGAAGAAAAATATATTATTCATGTACCAAAATTAATAATTAGTGCATTTGGTTTAGAAGATGGCTGGGATGAACCACTTGGTCTAAAATATGAGATTATTCCATTGACAAAACCTTTTGGTCTTTATTCTGGAAACCTTTTCCAAGGTAAAGTTTTACATAATGGAAAACCAGCAGCTAATGTTGAAGTAGAAGTTGAACTTTACAATGAATTTGGTCTTAAAGCACCAAGTGATGCACATATTACTCAAGTTGTTAAAACTGATGATAATGGAGTATTTTCATTTGTTATGAATCATAAAGGTTGGTGGGGATTCGCAGCTTTAATTGAAGAGGGTGAAAAGGAATTTCAAGGTAAAATGTATCCAATTGAAAATGGTGCACTTATGTGGGTAAAGGTTTATTAA
- the napG gene encoding ferredoxin-type protein NapG, translated as MKKEPISDRRRFFLNIARATGLAVLGGFVWSAYVDEVTASQLTLRPPGALKEEDFLKTCIKCGMCVEACPFDTLQLAKPGDNLPLGTPFFTPRDIPCYMCPDIPCVPVCPTDALDIKKVSSENRLNINKAQMGTAVVDTKNCIAFWGIQCDACYRACPLMDEAIKLEYEKNSRTGKHAFLKPVVDSDVCTGCGLCEHACVTEKAAIFVLPREVALGKVGDHYIKGWDKADEKRLENATMETTTTERSKRKAVDTLNDMKGLLDD; from the coding sequence ATGAAAAAAGAACCAATTAGTGATAGAAGAAGATTCTTTTTAAATATAGCAAGGGCAACAGGTCTTGCTGTTCTTGGTGGTTTTGTTTGGAGTGCATATGTTGATGAGGTTACAGCTTCTCAACTAACACTAAGACCACCTGGAGCACTTAAAGAAGAGGATTTTCTAAAAACTTGTATCAAATGTGGTATGTGCGTTGAAGCGTGTCCTTTTGACACTCTTCAATTAGCAAAACCTGGAGATAACTTACCTCTTGGAACACCGTTTTTTACGCCAAGAGATATTCCATGTTATATGTGTCCAGATATACCATGTGTACCTGTTTGTCCAACGGATGCTTTAGATATTAAAAAAGTTTCAAGTGAAAATAGACTTAATATCAATAAAGCTCAAATGGGAACAGCAGTAGTTGATACAAAAAACTGTATCGCTTTTTGGGGAATTCAATGTGATGCTTGTTATAGAGCCTGTCCATTGATGGATGAAGCTATAAAATTAGAATATGAGAAAAATAGTAGAACAGGAAAACATGCATTTTTAAAACCAGTAGTTGATAGTGATGTATGTACAGGTTGTGGTCTTTGTGAACATGCCTGTGTAACTGAAAAAGCAGCAATCTTTGTATTACCAAGGGAAGTTGCTTTAGGTAAAGTGGGAGATCACTATATCAAAGGCTGGGATAAAGCTGATGAAAAAAGGCTTGAAAATGCAACAATGGAAACAACAACAACAGAACGAAGTAAAAGAAAAGCTGTTGATACATTAAATGATATGAAAGGACTTTTAGATGATTAA
- a CDS encoding ferredoxin-type protein NapF produces the protein MERRELFGSLFPSRKEEKETVIRPPYYKDLDSFDKECIECVDKPCITICQENIIVLDEKQTPIIDFSKGGCTYCDECANVCPSEVLSLDEKKYIIAELEIEMLQCLSWNNTMCFSCKDPCLDDAIEFIGMFRPSINQEKCTSCGFCVSVCPTNAIKIKRS, from the coding sequence ATGGAAAGAAGAGAACTTTTTGGTTCTCTTTTTCCTTCAAGAAAAGAGGAAAAAGAGACCGTAATTAGACCACCATATTATAAAGATTTAGATTCTTTTGACAAAGAGTGTATAGAATGTGTTGATAAACCATGTATCACTATTTGTCAAGAGAATATTATTGTTTTAGATGAAAAACAAACACCTATAATAGATTTTTCAAAGGGGGGATGCACTTATTGCGATGAGTGTGCAAACGTATGCCCAAGTGAGGTTTTAAGCCTTGATGAAAAAAAGTATATTATTGCAGAGTTGGAAATAGAGATGTTACAATGTTTAAGTTGGAATAATACAATGTGTTTTTCTTGCAAAGACCCATGTTTGGACGATGCAATAGAGTTTATTGGAATGTTTAGACCAAGTATAAATCAAGAAAAATGTACAAGTTGTGGCTTTTGTGTAAGTGTATGTCCAACAAATGCAATAAAAATAAAGAGGAGTTAG
- the napA gene encoding nitrate reductase catalytic subunit NapA: MALSRRDFLKSSAAASAAAAVGMSVPSNLQAASNQAEAGWRWDKAACRFCGTGCGIMMATKNGRIVAVKGDPAAPVNRGLNCIKGYFNAKIMYGADRLKTPLLRVNEKGEFDKNGKFAPVSWQRAFDEMEVHIKKALKASGPEGVGVFASGQYTVMEGYAAQKMMKGGFRSNAIDPNARHCMASAVVGFYQTFGIDEPSGCYDDIELTDTVVSWGSNMAEMHPILWSRVTDRKLSDPKNVKVVNISTYRHRTSDLADMEIIFTPNTDLALWNYIAREIVYNHPEAIDWDFVKKHIVFAASPVNMGYGMRREGEKSLKDGKYTAAEMETISKEMKKIVSETEAPALAPYGYKAGDEMVNKPAGLKHWEISFEEYKKFLEPYTLDYVAKISKGNPDESLEEFKQKLQTLASLYIEKSRKVVSFWTMGMNQHTRGTWVNTLAYNVHFLLNKQAKPGSGAFSLTGQPSACGTAREVGTFCHRLPADMMVANGKHREIVEKAWKVPLGTLNPVGNQHIMKIHRDIEDGVIKFAWVNVCNPYQDTASATHWIKAARQMDNFIVTSDGYPGISAKVSDLILPSAMIYEKWGAYGNAERRTQHWRQQVLPVGDAMSDTWQWVELSKRFTVKDLWGEYTLRNGKKLPNVIAEAKKMGYDENTTMFEILYKQGGVKYPKDMEDPINVGFDDTDALGDSRNVKGSDGEVWKGYGFHIQKYLFEEYANFGRGHAHDLADFDTYHKVRGLKWPVVDGKETQWRFNTKYDPYAKKYGKETGHTEFAFYGTLAKALAQGDLTGIKDKTKKSLKNKAKIFARPYMDPPEKPDAEYPVWMSTGRVLEHWHSGTMTMRVPELYRAVPEALCYMHPEDAKKYGVSQGGLCWVESRRGKVKARVETRGRNRPSRGLVFVPWFDEKVFINKVCLDATCPQSKQTDFKKCAVKIYKA; encoded by the coding sequence ATGGCACTTTCAAGAAGAGATTTTCTAAAAAGTTCGGCAGCAGCTTCTGCAGCAGCAGCAGTTGGTATGTCAGTCCCAAGTAATTTACAAGCAGCTTCAAATCAAGCAGAAGCTGGTTGGCGATGGGACAAAGCAGCATGTAGATTTTGTGGTACAGGTTGTGGAATTATGATGGCAACGAAAAATGGACGAATCGTTGCAGTTAAAGGAGATCCAGCAGCACCAGTTAATAGAGGTCTTAACTGTATTAAAGGTTATTTTAATGCAAAAATTATGTATGGAGCAGATAGATTAAAAACTCCATTATTAAGAGTAAACGAAAAAGGTGAGTTTGATAAAAACGGTAAATTTGCACCTGTTTCATGGCAAAGAGCATTTGATGAGATGGAAGTTCACATCAAAAAAGCACTTAAAGCTAGCGGACCTGAGGGAGTAGGGGTATTTGCTTCTGGGCAATATACAGTTATGGAAGGTTATGCAGCACAAAAGATGATGAAAGGTGGATTTAGATCAAATGCTATTGATCCAAATGCAAGACACTGTATGGCATCTGCTGTTGTTGGTTTCTATCAAACATTTGGTATTGATGAACCATCTGGATGTTATGATGATATTGAGTTAACTGACACTGTAGTATCTTGGGGATCAAATATGGCTGAGATGCACCCAATTTTATGGTCAAGGGTAACTGATAGAAAATTATCTGATCCAAAAAACGTTAAAGTTGTAAATATTTCAACTTATAGACATAGAACTTCAGACTTAGCTGATATGGAGATTATCTTTACTCCAAACACAGACTTAGCTTTATGGAACTATATTGCAAGAGAGATTGTATATAACCACCCTGAAGCAATTGATTGGGATTTTGTTAAAAAACATATTGTTTTTGCAGCAAGCCCTGTTAATATGGGTTATGGTATGAGAAGAGAGGGTGAAAAATCACTTAAAGATGGTAAATATACAGCTGCTGAGATGGAAACAATCTCTAAAGAGATGAAAAAAATAGTTTCTGAAACAGAAGCTCCTGCACTAGCACCTTATGGATATAAAGCTGGAGATGAGATGGTTAATAAACCAGCTGGATTAAAACACTGGGAAATCTCTTTTGAAGAATACAAAAAATTCTTAGAGCCTTATACATTAGATTATGTTGCTAAAATCTCTAAAGGTAACCCTGATGAGTCACTAGAAGAGTTTAAACAAAAACTTCAAACATTAGCTTCTTTATATATTGAAAAATCTAGAAAAGTAGTATCTTTCTGGACTATGGGTATGAACCAACACACAAGAGGTACTTGGGTAAATACTTTAGCATATAATGTTCACTTTTTATTAAATAAACAAGCAAAACCAGGTTCTGGAGCATTCTCATTAACTGGTCAACCAAGTGCTTGTGGTACAGCAAGAGAAGTAGGAACTTTCTGTCACAGATTACCTGCTGATATGATGGTTGCAAATGGTAAACATAGAGAAATCGTTGAAAAAGCATGGAAAGTTCCATTAGGAACATTAAATCCAGTAGGAAATCAACATATTATGAAAATCCATAGAGATATTGAAGATGGTGTTATTAAATTTGCATGGGTAAATGTTTGTAATCCATATCAAGATACTGCAAGTGCAACTCACTGGATTAAAGCAGCAAGACAAATGGATAACTTTATCGTAACTTCAGATGGATATCCAGGAATTTCTGCAAAAGTTTCTGACCTTATTTTACCATCAGCAATGATTTATGAAAAATGGGGAGCATATGGAAATGCTGAAAGAAGAACTCAACACTGGAGACAACAAGTATTACCTGTAGGTGATGCAATGTCTGATACATGGCAATGGGTAGAACTTTCAAAAAGATTTACAGTTAAAGATTTATGGGGTGAATATACTCTAAGAAATGGTAAAAAACTTCCAAATGTAATAGCAGAAGCTAAAAAAATGGGATATGACGAAAACACTACAATGTTTGAAATTTTATATAAACAAGGTGGAGTTAAATATCCAAAAGATATGGAAGACCCAATCAATGTAGGTTTTGATGATACAGATGCATTAGGTGATAGTAGAAATGTTAAAGGAAGTGATGGAGAAGTTTGGAAAGGTTATGGTTTCCATATCCAAAAATATCTATTTGAAGAGTATGCAAACTTCGGAAGAGGGCATGCGCACGATTTAGCTGACTTTGATACATATCACAAAGTAAGAGGTTTAAAATGGCCAGTTGTTGATGGTAAAGAGACTCAATGGAGATTTAATACTAAATACGATCCATATGCAAAAAAATATGGAAAAGAAACAGGTCATACAGAGTTTGCATTCTATGGTACTTTAGCTAAAGCACTTGCACAAGGTGATTTAACAGGTATCAAAGATAAAACTAAAAAATCTTTAAAAAACAAAGCGAAGATTTTTGCTAGACCATATATGGATCCACCAGAAAAACCAGATGCTGAGTATCCAGTATGGATGAGTACAGGTAGAGTTTTAGAACACTGGCATAGTGGAACAATGACAATGAGAGTTCCAGAATTATATAGAGCAGTTCCAGAAGCATTATGTTATATGCATCCAGAAGATGCAAAAAAATATGGAGTTTCACAAGGTGGACTTTGCTGGGTTGAATCTAGACGTGGAAAAGTTAAAGCAAGAGTGGAAACTAGAGGAAGAAATAGACCTTCAAGAGGATTAGTATTTGTTCCTTGGTTTGATGAAAAAGTATTTATTAATAAAGTTTGTTTAGATGCTACTTGTCCGCAATCAAAACAAACAGACTTTAAAAAATGTGCAGTAAAGATTTACAAAGCGTAA
- a CDS encoding energy-coupling factor transporter transmembrane component T family protein, which yields MNRFNSSILLICAFLYSIFISFNQVELLYVLPIFFVTFCEYKSLFSIIKKLIFLNLFILMIFVVLLIQDSFEEAINIYIRTNMIVFFNLLLFSQSSGYDIVRALNELRFPKKVVSSVYFTLKMIQTLNDELKKIKMTLRARGFRANSSMFTYETYGNLFGHIFVKSIIKANALQDSFELRGFGGRIYLINNSKLSYYDVILLFLVCMLYVKVFV from the coding sequence ATGAATAGATTCAACTCATCAATACTATTAATATGTGCTTTTTTGTACTCAATTTTTATTAGTTTTAATCAAGTCGAATTATTATATGTTCTACCTATATTTTTTGTGACTTTTTGTGAATATAAATCTCTTTTTAGTATTATAAAAAAACTGATTTTTCTTAACTTATTTATCCTAATGATATTTGTCGTTTTACTTATTCAAGATAGTTTTGAAGAGGCTATAAATATCTATATTAGAACAAATATGATTGTATTTTTTAATCTTTTACTTTTTTCACAATCAAGTGGTTATGATATTGTTAGAGCTTTAAATGAATTAAGATTTCCTAAAAAAGTAGTAAGTTCAGTTTATTTTACACTTAAAATGATACAAACTTTAAATGATGAACTTAAAAAAATAAAAATGACTTTAAGGGCAAGGGGGTTTAGGGCCAATTCATCTATGTTTACCTATGAAACCTATGGAAATCTGTTTGGGCATATTTTTGTAAAATCAATAATTAAAGCAAATGCCTTACAGGATTCTTTCGAATTAAGGGGTTTTGGTGGAAGGATTTATTTAATAAATAATTCTAAACTTTCTTATTATGATGTAATTTTATTATTCTTAGTTTGTATGCTTTATGTAAAGGTATTTGTATGA
- a CDS encoding PAS domain-containing protein, protein MKEYSESEFLIETIVPEDELIVSRTDLSGKITYANETFASISGYEVDELIGKPHNLVRHPDMPKRIFKEMWSKLESEQKWQGYVKNLRKDKGFYWVYASVSGVYKDGKLVEYKSIRFPIPYEEKVFYQKKYDEMRNIDGENIRTVIYK, encoded by the coding sequence ATGAAAGAATATTCTGAAAGCGAATTTTTAATTGAGACAATTGTTCCTGAAGATGAACTAATTGTTTCAAGAACTGATTTAAGTGGAAAAATTACATATGCAAATGAGACTTTTGCAAGTATTAGTGGATATGAAGTTGATGAATTAATTGGTAAACCACACAATCTAGTAAGACATCCTGATATGCCAAAAAGAATATTTAAAGAGATGTGGTCGAAACTAGAATCTGAACAAAAATGGCAAGGGTATGTTAAAAATCTTAGAAAAGATAAAGGTTTTTATTGGGTTTATGCCAGTGTAAGTGGTGTTTATAAAGATGGTAAACTAGTAGAATATAAATCTATTAGGTTTCCAATACCCTATGAAGAAAAGGTTTTTTATCAAAAAAAATATGATGAAATGAGAAACATAGATGGAGAAAATATTAGAACCGTTATATATAAATAG